Sequence from the Myxocyprinus asiaticus isolate MX2 ecotype Aquarium Trade chromosome 44, UBuf_Myxa_2, whole genome shotgun sequence genome:
TCTGTTGACATGTTGCCTATTGAAACAGGACGTTAGGGAGGGTAagattttgtcaacttttaagagGAAGATATCATATAGATGGCTTTAAAGCTTGTAGAGATGGACTAAATGCGTTCTCATGCGTTCTTGAATATAAGTTACAGAAAGTAATAATTGTTGTTGTATCACAGAAAAGCGAACAGATCATCAAAACATGCTGTTTGTCAAGTACACAACTCCCCCTTTACCCCACTCGTGCTTTTTATAATTTCACACACAGGAAGACACATTCCTCAAAACACTTGCAGTGTGAGTAAGGCTGTGGAGTATATTTGCATACACAAAGCTGAGGCAGATAAGGTCGATTTTAAATCGGCACGCTCAGCTGTCACAGACACAAAAGCCTGATTCAAATTGGAGgagattttttttgcatatttggcATCCCTTTGTAATTGTCTGTGTGGACTCCATTTATGTTGTGCATCACTGTAACtaaagtctttttgatcactTTGTAGAAGTCAAAAAAGATCAAGCTAGCCAAGGAGCTGTCAGATCTGGTCATCTACTGCAAAAGTGTCCATTTCAGCGGCTTTGAGCACTCAAGAGATAACCAGGCCTTCTATGAGATGGCTTCCTTTAAGGAGAGCAAAGCAATGAACCTGGCAGAAAACTCTGgtaattcttttttgttttgtgttgtgttgttttgttttgcattattttattgcattattagtttcttttcattttttttttttctgcgatttgttttatttgttagttttatttGTTGCTGCTTTGTCTGTCGTAAAAAGTAAGTTGTGCTGTTCAGGCTCTCCCAGTCCTGTTACAGATTTCAGAAAAAAGGGGTGATCACACTAGATTTTAACTACTGTATGCCCAATAGACATATTTGGCATTTTACCAAAAATGGGATTAATGTTGCCAAACACCTCTTATATCAAATTCTTTCCTTCTCACCCATACTAATGTCCAAAAAGGCACGGCATATATTCATCACAACATGGATAAGCTGAGTAGAATCTACCCAGCTGGATCTAGAACCAATTCATCCAACTACAACCCAGTGCCATTGTGGAACGCTGGCTGCCAAATAGGTACAAATTCATTCAAACTTAAACAATATACTAAGACTGAGACAGTTCAGAATCAATCTGTTTATGATCTACCCACACTACTTTATCTGTTTTATCCCTTATATTGGTCCACAGTGGCTCTAAACTTCCAGACTCCCTGTAAGGAGATGGATATGAACCAGGGCCGCTTCTTACCTAATGGCAGGTGTGGCTATATACTGAAGCCAGAGTTCCAGAGAGATCCGGCCTCTCAGTTTGACCCCAAAAACCTCAGCGCAGGCCCTTGGCTGCAAAAGAAGACTGTGCACATCATGGTGAGcattacattttacaaaatacatttaaggCATGCCTAGTTATGTCTATATTATAAGCATCTGAGATTGCAATATTTctttcttaaagtgatagttcacccaaaaattaagattctgtCAGCATTTGCTTACCctaatgtttttccaaacctggttgactttctttcttccatggaacacaaaaggagatattaggccaTAAATTagtctcagtccccattcactttaatttcatcGAATGGTGACTGATTCTGTCCAACATACCCTTtggtgtttcacggaagaaagaaagtctttcagatttggaacaacatgagagtaagtaaaacATTTGAGTCAACTACCCCTATAATGAGAGAGGGACACCAGTCCTCCAAAAAACATGCTAATCAATTGTCATAAACAGTGATCACTCATCTGTCTCATCTTTGCAGATCATCTCAGCCCAGCAGCTGCCTAAACTCAGTAAAGACAAGCCTAAGTCCATTGTGGATCCTCAAGTGCAGGTTGAGATCTATGGTGTGCCAGTTGATAATGCCACCAAACTAACACATCACATCGAAAACAATGGCAAGTGACTCAACAGTGTATATGTTCACTCTCAATTCATTTGCAAGGCATTTGAAATGAATGTTTTACCTTGCTTTGTAAATATGTCAATCAAGTGTTTTTTCCTCATTGTGGATAGGTTTAAATCCTATGTGGAATACAAACTTCCAGTTCACTGTTCATGTGCCAGAACTGGCTTTGGTGCGGTTTTTGGTGGAGGACTTTGATGCTGCTTCCTACAATGACTTTATTGGCCAATACACTCTACCCCTCACCAGCATGCAGAACGGTGAGTCAATGAAAGCAAAAAGTGAGAAAAGTCACATTTAGAAGAAGTGGTTGACCAGTATGGGTTTTTCAAATGGTCAatgccaatatctagagagcatgTTGGCTGAAGGCCGATCTAATGCAGATATAAATAACACTATAATTTAATGACAGTAAATGACATATCCACAGAATTTGctgaataaatatttattttacataatatttactcagattcacTCAAAAACTCTCAGTATCACCAAAACTTTTCAAAACTCTTTACTTTTtgcagtcaaaagtctggcttgcGACACTTTTCGGCTAAGTTATTGTATGATAGCgataatttaaaaataccaaatatcgACCGTTGTATGGGTCACCATATAGAACTTTCTGTTGTGCAATTCTAATGAATTCTCACCATAAgtcataatattaattaaagatACTATAAGGGCATTTAATAGTTATGTAACATTCCTCTGTCTACAGGATACCGCCATGTGCCTCTGCTCACAAAGAGAGGTGATGTCATTCCTTCAGCTGGACTGTTCGTACACATCATGGTTCTTGATGCTGAGTAGACTATGAAATTCCCTATTCCCTCATTCATATCAACGCCAAAGTGTGAAGATCACTGAACTAAACTCTCCTCTGCTAACACATTCTTGCAAAATGTTCTCTAAGATTTGGACTCGCTTTACCATTTACAGCCCTTCTTGCCATATGAGTACCAAGATTTACAttcaagcacttaaaggaatagttcacccaaatataaagaaTCTGTCATCAGTCATCCTTATGTTGTTTTGGACACgtttgactttctatcttctgtggaacacaaaaggagatgttaggcagaatgacatgtttgatggaggaaagaaagtctgatggttttggaacaacatgagggtgagtaaatgatgacagaaattttcattttggggtgccTTTAATGGAATTGATTGGTATAGTGCAACTGAGAAAACAGATGCAGGGTAAGTGAAGGATTTTTAAAGTTATCGTTTACCCACATGAAATCTGTGCCTGGAGACCTCAGACGAAAGCCCCATATATTTTCACACAATTCAAATGCCTATCTTTCTCAACTCTACATATTTCCcaccccttgcatgtttgtttgtttgttaacttTTTTCCTTACATCCCTAAAATACTACTTTGAAACTATTTGAATAAATTaggttttaatacatttaggtttaaataaattataaaatgtgaatatttttgGCTAATTTGACAAAGCTTTCGGGCTACCAAGAAGAGAGGAGTGCTTTCAGCTCCATATAACATATTTTTCTATATTGAACTCCACAGTCACTGAATAAAACATAAGCGTGCAGATTCAGTGTGGGTCTAGTTATTGTTAAAAAGTGAAACTTTAAAGACATTCCTGTCTAAATCAGTAGCACATTAATtgttcagtttttggcaattaacAATTTGGAAGTGTCAAAGTTGTAAACAATaatgaaacatactgtatttatttcatGTTAAAGGTGGTTTGGagattaactaaatatttcacctAACACTGATTTCTTTTataaaaactgtatttaaaaaatattacactGATGTCtttttacattaatataatttaaCAGAGTATTTGTTTGTATTTCATTTCTTACTGATTGTGAGCTTGCCCAAACATTGCAAACCTTCAAGCCTTAATTTTAGTCacaaatatatttcatttaaatattgtatttttaaagaGGAAAATGTAATCTTAACGTAAGCATTCCTGTGTTCAGTGTTTTGTGAATGTGTCAGATGTGTTGAATGGCAATACTTTTGTTCACTACTCTGTGGTAAATGTTTATGTGACTGCATGTGTTAGTTCCCATCAGTGACTTTAAAATGACTTCATATGCTTTTTGAGAAGCTGCAAACTGTTTATAACCCTGACTCATGTTGGGGAATGCTTAGTTTTTAATACAACACTCAGGGTAAAAAAAAAGGTGAACAATAAACAATTCACACCATCTTAACAAAACACTATATCTTTTCTGAATGTTGTGCTcaatatggataaatgttttcagtCACCACCCAAAAATGCCATTCTGTGATAATATTAATAGCAGGTCGGTTAACTTTTCAGAGGAGTATGAGAGTTGCACAACAAATGTGTATAACAgattgaaaagaaataaaaactttgAAATATGAAATCTttccattatttttttgttaaggtATTTTATTTTGTAGGCCTTTTATATTCACTGTGGGAATAAGGAATTGTTGCTTTTTATCAGCTATTTTTCTAGaaatatttctatatttctaAAATTATCTAATGTGCCTTAGAGGACAGTTATTACACCGGTTATTGCTGACTATTTAAAATTAAGCAATAATAACATCTGTTTCTTATGCCTCTTGTATTAAGTCCTGTTCttacactttaataaaaaaagaattatctTTAATGAAAACTACAAATAATGTGTCAAACTGATTTGTTTATTAAATGTATGAATACAACATCTCAGAACTGaatttcaaaacatttattttattaatatacaaAACAGGAGTAAGATAtgttatgggggggggggggtgaggtAGAATGACAGAAAGGGTTTTGAAATTTTAAAGCAAAGGAAAATTAGGgggaaaaataatttattaggaATATTTCATTAGGAatttttaagattctgcactgaTCCAATAAGCAAATCTCTGACGTTAGATCCTTTATGTCAGATTTTCTcattttaattgatgcaaaatACTCTTTggaacaaacttgtggagtccatgccagcttaagtgcatgtgtcataaaagcaaaaagGGGAACATActaaaatactaagaaattctgaaattcatgttaatttttcaattcaacattTCACTCAAATGGTTATGCTGGTAATAtaagttgaaaaaaattattaaattagaaaaatgaaaaatagaggAAGTTTCACGTGTGGTCTCAAACTTTTTCTCCCCACTGTATATCTTGTAATAAGAAGATATTTACAAAGCATTTCTATTTGGGCATAAATTTGGTCAAATGTTAGCTTTAAAAGTGTGTAGAAACTTCTtttgatgaataaataaatctaaagcCTAAGCCAATCAGGATTCACTGATAAGTGACAGTCTTCGAGCCCACACAACTTGTAGAGTACAATAATCACGTTTGAAGATCAGATTCTGTCAGCTTAGTGTAATAATAccattggacccactttatattaggtggccttaactactatgtacttaaccatttgatacaatgtacttactgtgtacatacatgttgttgcattgtaattacatttaaagtacttgcatttaattacattttgtagttacactgttaactttacccctaacccaacccttaccccaaaacctaattcTAACCTcttatcctaaccctacccttactcctaaaccttcccatacctcaacctcagtagcagcaaatgtgggtattctgcagaacaacatgtagttacacagtaaatgcaTAGTCTTGTGTGTTGAATGTTAGTACATAAAAGtcaaggccacctaatataaagtgtgaccaaaccATTCTCAAAATAGTCCTGCCTTCTTTTTTAGGTCGTTCTGACGCCACTTAGGCAGTCGCTGGAAATCGGTCCGGGTGCAGCCAAGGAGATTCTCAAATTCAATGTCATTCAAAAAGTCctgaaataaaagacagtgtAGGAAGGAAATACTTTAAACAGAGACAACCCATATGATAATCTTTCATTCTACCATCTGTTTCTTCAATTCTTCAAATAACAGGATTTCAAGTCATGTCTTCTCACTTACTCTAGTAAACTGTTAAACTAACCAATAGCCAActaaaacactgcaaaaaaatctatttatcaATCaatattttgccttgttttctggcaaaaatattCAGCTATAATAATTCCTTAAAAGAAGACAAATTGTGTAAGATAACAAGACTTGTttacagagaatatatcttgaatatcatTCAAAATAAGTGCAAATCTAACTCAATTTAGTGGAGCATAAATCTTACAGGTTACAAAAAACTATCTGTCAATGAGCCAAGAAAAATATgccaaattaaagataaattctctctcaaaataagaattattatcttacacaattttgattCTCAAGTAGGTATTTCGATTATTTAGATTCTTGtgactagaaaacaagacaaaaatgtttgCAGCTAAGCCTGTGCAGATCTCAGTATCAACCTCTCGTTTGTTGGGATCCACTCCGGAAGGCAATTGACTAGGTGTTTTAACTGGCTGCTCAGAATTCAGCATCCCAGAAGGCTTTCCTTTGCTAGAAGACTGGTTTATATGTGTGCTGGAGGAGGGTGTCTGCTGATTTTGGGACTTCATATTTCCTGGGCCTCCAGGAGCACTGTAGCTCCCCATACCTCCTCCTGTCTTCTTATTCAGGTCTGTGTTGTTAAGATTCTACAGGGAATGAGATTGCCATCATGTGTATTTCTGCTGATGTTCTCATATAGACATGCTGATTATATCAATGTCTGATCAAGTAATTAGCACTGattcattaatttgattaaataagaTTGATAAAATTCATCTGTTAATGTCAGAAAAACAAGCATGTAATCAGTATAGGATAAGCATTTACCactgtgatttgtgaaacatcaCCCAGGCTGCTTTTCATCTCCTCATATGAAAGGCCTCCCTGTAACATAGAGTTTAAAAAAGGTTTAACTAATCTGAAAAATCACATGTCTGTTGAGTGTGTCGCTCTTTGTACATTAATTCATGTATTCCTGGTGCGATGGGGACAGAAGTattcaaagtcaacatgaaataacaatcgcaacccattttacttccgtaatgtgcaGGTTTGAAACAGAATAATGAGAAAAAATGTGAGCAGGAACTTCATTaaatccatcaggaattgattggagtGTGCATACCAGTGGAGACGGACCGATGAAAATTTTGTCCTGGGAATAAGGACATATTTAGTTGTCCTGCTGGGAACTGAAATGGTGGCCGGGACATAGAGCATCTTAAAGTATTCCAATGGTAACGCTATTTTTCAAATCTATTGTTTTTGCTAATTTGACCATAACCTTTATAACAGTACAGCACACACCAttaaatagaccttattcacgctagcgccatctttgatttttaatgggaatgacaacgaggctgtgagggatagacttacagtctcttcaatggcacaaactgtataaagctgtataaagctcctagatcacatctgattttccacaactcatgttgtctggagtaaTTTGTATATTGAATGTTCTTAagcagatattttatcaatgttttgtccacggaatgatccaaaaacactttaaactgtagtacatcccattgaagagactgtaagtctacccctcacagcctcgttgtcattcctattaaaaatcaaagatggcgctagtgtgtTCTGGCAGAaagatagcctcagtcaccatttatttcattgcaaaaaaagaaaagtaaaaaaaaaagtgaatggtgactgaggctgtcattccttTGGTGtttgctggtaaaaaaaaaaaaaaaaaaaagttatttgggtatgaaacagcatgagggtgagtacaatttcgtttttggctgaactatccctttaactattagCAAGAttttcaagtaggtatagctgcaggctggagatctccaaatgggagCCTCTAAATAGCTATTTTGCTGTTGGTAAACATAATTCTTCCCTaggtgacatcagctgaaaagtAGTTGTAGAAGTGTAgcaagtaattacattttgatgaaagatttcaaacacactattttttttatttggaataacgtCATTCAAAGTAGGACCAGGAACATGcgttaagaaagtaaatggggtcaattctgatttcatgttgagGTAGCATTGTTAGTGAAAAGTCAAATGATTATGCAATTAGAACTTCTCCTTGTTAAAGGTGAATTTATGTATTTCATCATTGCCTCCTAGTGGGTACTTCCAACTTGTTCAACTCACACTCCACTTGTGAGGATCCCAAGCATTGAACCAGCCAGTGAATGTGGGTGGCTCATAGCCCTGTTTAACAGAGATGATCGGTGTCCCAAGGTCCCGTCCTGATGGGTGGGTTTTAAGATAGTCCACTGCACTGCTGTTTGCCTCCTGAGTCTCGTACTGGTTGGCTGAGTTGCCAATCCATAGGAAAATCTGAGAAAAGGCATTTATGAGATTGACATGTCAGTTAGAAACAACATGAAGAATTGTTGTTTGGTATTATTTTTCTCTCTAAAGTTTTGCATATCCCAGACAAAATGCCACCATTTCTCCACGGCCACATGCAAAAGATGCAGACAGCATGGCCTTACACAACCCACCTCCTCCCAGGTGTCTAGCAACATGACATCATCCTCATCCAGATCCTCCTGTGTGAATTCAGCCACTTCTGTCATGAGGAACCGGCCCGTCTGATTGGAGCATTCAAACAGACGGGGAACGTGAAGTGGGTCGTCTTTCTCCAGTCTGGTGGAGGTGAAGAGGAAGTCAGTGGAAATGATCAAAAGATCAGTTGCATTATGGAGTTAAAGTATGAGCAGATGTTTATGCTATCTCTGTGATTGTACCTCTTGTCACTGGCATATGGAGCTTTCCCTCCTAAAGCCACCCAGAAGTGAGCAGGTTCCTGCCCTTCCATCACAATCTGCTTGTCACGTTCAGAGAGCAAATCGGCTACAGCTTTCCCCATCTCCCTCTCATCTCCATTACAACCCTGTAAGAAACACATAAGCACAATAGTTCCAAACAGAGATGGGGAGTGAgattcacatgacatttttttttttttttttttttttacacagtttaccctgaaatcaacttaaccttTGGAAAGACTTGCCTTGCCATACCACAGGTAGAAATTCTGATCAGTTTTGAGCAGAAAGACATCATTGGTGTTTAAAGAGGAGGCTCGGGCAGGCACCTCTGTTGCCTTGGTGTTCATCTCATTTGCCCCTCTGACCTGGAAGAGTCTGGCaccagggttagggttaaccaCACCTGCTCTCCCTGTGCCACCCTGAGAAAGCATCAACATAATGTCAGTCTGAAAAGAGTGCAGCAAAGATAAGAAGGAAAGCTATTCTATTTGTGAAACAAATACATTGATGATGAagataataaaatgttaatcagatATGAATAtgaacaaaaatgtacttttaactaAAGTGGAATCATGACAGCTATTTAAATGCACATTAACTATACTACTGTGATTCTTAAGCTTTACACTATGTAATTATGTTggataattgtaataatttttagCAAGGTCAATCATTAAAATTATGTACatacaattatataaaattacactattatctttatataattatattaaattatatttcatttgtaaatattataacagtttattaaatatgatattatacattatatatttaataattatataataaatatgttAAAAGGCTCAAATATCTCATTTAATAATGAGTTATTTTTAGCATTATCTCTTTTAAAAAGGTCAATCATTAACATTTGTAATTTCTCTATATAattatgtaaaattatattttattttcaaatattattaccgtttcttaaatattatattataaattatgtatagaatatttatataatataaatattatcatatttttatgttaatataattaaatatagattttatttttatattttatttaaaatattaaaaaggcTCAGATATATCATTTAATACTAAGTTATTATTAGCATTACCTCATTTTTAAAAGATTGGTCATTAAAATTATCTTTATATAATTgtgcaaaattatatattttttaaatattattataatgtattaaatattatattatatatttaatatttatctaaaatatttttatattaattcaatttagattttatttttatattaaatgtaaaaaacattgaAAAGGTTCAAATATCTCATATAATGATCTAAAGAGGCCAAAATAAAGTCACATTTAGTCATAAAGTTAATCATATTCATAAGTAAGAGTATCTCTACTTGAGGTTTACAAACACAACGTAAAACAAGGGGTTTAGGAGGAAACCATGTAATTcatgaaataaaagtaaaatttatataatattaatataatatatatatatatatatttttttttttttttgtttgtttttttttgttgaaagatTAGAACATTACTTGAAATGAAGCGGGTACTTCAAGTAAATGATCTTGATCATAGGcatcagaagagaaaggttggaAACCCCTGCCTTAAGGGATGTATTCTTGTTGTACTTTGAGAGAATAAGAATGAAGAGAACATCACCTCATAGATAACGAGTCTGCCCTTAAACATGGCCAGGAAGTGTCTGGGCTCTTTTCCCATGACCACTCTGACCTGTGTGGGGGCTCCATTGTATTTGTTATCCAAATTCACCGCCTGATATGCGCATGCCGTCACCTCATCCTGTGTGGCATGACGACCCTGGAGAACAAATGCATGTCATAGGATCCCCAATGTGTAAATTCAGATTATAAAACTGTGTAATTGTGGCCTCTGAGCTTAATTAATTTTTGTAGTGTCCAATGTGTATGGTAGACAATTATGCAAAAATACtgcactgtttatttatttatgaaaaccATTGTACACACGCACAATATactgatatacactaccggtcaaaagttttgaaacacttactcatcctttattataattttttttttttttttttttcacattttataataatagtaaagtcatcaaaactatggaataacataaatggaactatgggaattatgttgtgactaaacaaaatccaaaaataaatctgtgttatattttagcatcttcaaagtagtcaccctttgcctagaatttgcagacatgtactcttgacattttctcaaccaacttcttgaggtatcaccctgggatgctttttaaacagtattgaaggagttcccatctatgttgggcacttattggatgcttttctttattatttggtccaagtcatcaatttcaaaaacttttttttattattaaattgtagttttataatgaaataaattaataaattaattatatttttgtctacaaaactaatttcaaacatttaagcatacgccttcagatcaaaagaattGTAAGATCATGAGAAGTATTTTATGCTCCTCACCTGCCACATGTACAGGATGTACTGAGGTTTGTTGGCTCTGGTGTAGGTGTACAGCACTAGGTAACAGTCTCCTCCATAGAAATGTCCATACGTTTTTGGGTTCACCTCCTTCAGTTCAAGATTCTCAATCCGCCAAATCTTAACAGAGAACAGTGGAGatgtttgttgtg
This genomic interval carries:
- the LOC127434780 gene encoding villin-1-like; its protein translation is MTANPDVFKKIQRKPGLQIWTISKMQMVPVPEQAFGNFFEGDCYIILYVSSGATQSTDIHYWIGSCSSQDEQGAAAIYVTQLDEFLGGSPVQYREVQGSESPKFKSYFKNGIIYKKGGVGSGFTHVDTNVYNILRLLHVKGTKHVTAKEVEVSWSSFNLGDIFLLDMGKVIIQWNGPQSNRQEKMKAVLLAQDIRDRERGGRAQIGVIEGGQEEASPELMKVMVTVLGQRSGHLKEAIPDNKTDQNQTSNVKLYHVSDATGQLVVQEVAASPLTQDLLRSSDCYILDQGGSSLMVWKGKEASNEERRSALSRAVGFIKAKNYPPNTKVEVMSEGGESAMFKHLFKSWKEAGQTQGLGKTHTVGKIAKVDQVKYDVMELHAQPKLAAQERMVDDGSGEVQIWRIENLELKEVNPKTYGHFYGGDCYLVLYTYTRANKPQYILYMWQGRHATQDEVTACAYQAVNLDNKYNGAPTQVRVVMGKEPRHFLAMFKGRLVIYEGGTGRAGVVNPNPGARLFQVRGANEMNTKATEVPARASSLNTNDVFLLKTDQNFYLWYGKGCNGDEREMGKAVADLLSERDKQIVMEGQEPAHFWVALGGKAPYASDKRLEKDDPLHVPRLFECSNQTGRFLMTEVAEFTQEDLDEDDVMLLDTWEEIFLWIGNSANQYETQEANSSAVDYLKTHPSGRDLGTPIISVKQGYEPPTFTGWFNAWDPHKWSGGLSYEEMKSSLGDVSQITVNLNNTDLNKKTGGGMGSYSAPGGPGNMKSQNQQTPSSSTHINQSSSKGKPSGMLNSEQPVKTPSQLPSGVDPNKREDFLNDIEFENLLGCTRTDFQRLPKWRQNDLKKKAGLF